Proteins encoded within one genomic window of Paramisgurnus dabryanus chromosome 13, PD_genome_1.1, whole genome shotgun sequence:
- the LOC135728174 gene encoding patched domain-containing protein 3-like: MAKCKTNCIERPISLAFEKLGRIIGKYPVVFLILSLFVAAGLGAGFIFLTDREANDIENQFTPVNGPAKQERKIVEEFFPQTEEFSHLRLSSDGSYASLIITSLEGENIWTEAAFTDIIELDRQVKSITAGDTFENICAKTKGKCVSNAILDFINYNPGEINFTTISYPVNNGTFLGTTVGGVELKTGSSNISSAKAIRLFYFLKEENVTKKTQWLDGFLKFFSNYSELKTECNMTVHVSYFTSISRQNEFETNSDSVIPLFSITYFLAITISIVSCLRLDCVRNKVWVAVSGVISAGLAVVASFGLLLFCGMPFSMTVATSPFLILGIGVDDMFIMISCWQKTGVDIEVEDRLAETYKEAAVSITITTLTDVLSFYIGLLTPFRSVQSFCMYTSTALLFCYIFNITFFGACLALNGRREKGNKHWLTCMEVPKPNDDDTGNVCCVGGAYDKDTGTDSAMPMDLFFKNHYSPFLTKTWVKILVCLFYSGYLAVSIYGCFQLQEGLDMKDLATDGSYVGYYYDDEDDFFSSYGPNVMLVITDENFQYWNSDARQNLDSCLDIFGNLSMVSKDKKVSRISWLHEYLKIPGVNLSDETQFKQPLTAFLSVSGFSQDVNFTNNNISASRMFIQTVNIMTAVDEKNMLNAFRETADKCVKLQTSINLTVYHPAFIYFDQYTEIVSNTIQNLVVATCAMLVISLLLIPNPLCSVWVTFAIGSVIVGVTGFMALWDVSLDSVSMINLVICIGFSVDFSAHISYAFVSSEERSVNDKAIDALYKLGYPIIQGAVSTIAGVVVLAAAKSYIFRTFFKIMFLVIMFGAVHGIMFIPVFLTFFGICSKMSRTKPETNKPPEVWNREIPRVPTVISPKLPQTNLGFIDLDCY; the protein is encoded by the exons ATGGCAAAGTGTAAAACCAACTGCATTGAAAGGCCTATTTCTCTGGCCTTTGAAAAGCTTGGTCGGATCATTGGAAAATATCCAGTTGTGTTTCTCATATTATCTTTATTTGTAGCTGCTGGTCTTGGAGCTGGTTTTATCTTTCTTACAGATAGGGAGGCAAATGATATTGAAAATCAGTTCACACCTGTAAATGGACCGGCTAAACAGGAGAGGAAGATTGTAGAGGAATTTTTTCCACAAACTGAAGAATTTTCTCATCTGCGGCTTTCGTCTGATGGATCGTATGCATCTTTGATCATTACAAGTTTGGAGGGAGAAAACATCTGGACTGAGGCTGCTTTTACTGACATTATTGAGCTAGATAGACAAGTTAAGAGTATAACAGCAGGTGACACTTTTGAAAACATTTGTGCCAAAACTAAAGGAAAGTGCGTGTCAAATGCAATTTTGGACTTCATAAATTACAATCCTGGAGAAATTAATTTTACAACCATCAGCTATCCTGTGAATAATGGCACATTTTTAGGAACAACTGTTGGTGGTGTAGAGCTAAAGACAGGAAGCTCAAACATAAGCAGCGCTAAAGCGATCAgacttttttattttctaaaagaagaaaatgtaacaaaaaaaactCAGTGGCTTGATGGCTTCCTGAAATTTTTTTCAAACTATTCAGAACTAAAAACTGAATGTAATATGACG gTACATGTCTCTTACTTCACATCGATATCCAGACAGAATGAGTTTGAGACCAATTCAGACTCTGTGATTCCCCTCTTCTCCATCACTTATTTCCTGGCCATTACCATTTCAATTGTTTCTTGTCTGAG GTTAGATTGTGTTCGAAACAAGGTTTGGGTTGCTGTTTCTGGTGTCATCTCTGCTGGTTTGGCTGTTGTAGCCAGTTTTGGATTGCTGCTCTTCTGTGGGATGCCTTTTTCTATGACAGTGGCCACGTCTCCCTTTCTTATTCTTG GTATTGGAGTTGATGATATGTTCATTATGATCTCCTGCTGGCAGAAGACTGGAGTTGATATTGAAGTTGAAGATCGTTTAGCAGAAACATATAAAGAAGCTGCTGTGTCCATCACTATCACCACACTGACAGATGTGCTCTCTTTCTACATCGGTCTCTTAACTCCCTTTCGCTCTGTTCAGTCTTTCTGTATGTACACAAGTACGGCTCTTCTCTTCTGTTACATCTTTAACATCACATTTTTTGGTGCTTGTCTTGCATTGAATGGAAGAAGAGAGAAGGGCAATAAACATTGGTTGACCTGCATGGAAGTCCCAAAACCCAATGATGATGATACTGGTAATGTTTGTTGTGTTGGTGGAGCTTATGATAAAGACACTGGCACTGATTCGGCAATGCCAATGGATTTATTCTTTAAAAATCACTACAGCCCGTTTCTAACAAAGACCTGGGTTAAGATCTtggtgtgtttgttttattctggCTATCTGGCAGTCAGCATCTATGGATGTTTCCAACTACAGGAAGgacttgatatgaaagatttagCAACAGACGGCTCATATGTTGGTTATTAttatgatgatgaagatgatttCTTTTCTTCTTATGGTCCCAATGTCATGTTAGTTATAACAGATGAAAACTTTCAGTACTGGAATTCAGATGCGCGTCAGAACCTCGACTCATGTTTGGATATTTTTGGCAATCTGTCAATGGTGTCTAAAGATAAAAAAGTTTCACGCATTTCTTGGCTTCATGAATATCTTAAGATTCCTGGTGTAAATTTAAGTGATGAAACACAATTCAAACAACCTTTAACTGCATTTCTTAGTGTTTCTGGTTTTAGTCAAGATGTTAACTTCACTAACAATAACATTTCTGCATCACGTATGTTCATTCAAACTGTTAACATCATGACAGCAGTCGATGAGAAGAACATGCTGAATGCATTTAGAGAAACAGCAGATAAATGTGTAAAGTTACAGACATCCATTAATCTAACCGTCTATCATCCTGCATTTATCTATTTCGATCAATACACTGAGATAGTCAGTAATACCATTCAAAATCTAGTAGTAGCTACATGTGCAATGTTAGTTATTTCACTCCTACTAATCCCAAATCCTCTCTGTTCAGTCTGGGTAACATTTGCTATTGGATCTGTCATTGTAGGTGTGACTGGTTTTATGGCATTATGGGATGTTAGTTTAGACTCAGTATCTATGATTAATCTGGTTATCTGTATTGGTTTTTCTGTGGACTTCTCGGCTCACATATCTTATGCTTTTGTGTCCAGTGAGGAACGGTCAGTGAATGATAAAGCCATAGATGCCCTCTATAAACTGGGATATCCCATAATACAAGGTGCAGTGTCCACTATTGCAGGTGTAGTGGTGCTCGCTGCTGCTAAAAGCTACATCTTCAGGACCTTCtttaaaatcatgtttttaGTCATAATGTTTGGGGCTGTTCATGGCATCATGTTCATACCTGTGTTCCTCACTTTCTTTGGGATTTGTAGTAAGATGTCTCGTACCAAACCTGAAACAAATAAACCGCCTGAGGTGTGGAACAGAGAAATCCCACGAGTACCAACAGTAATAAGCCCAAAACTACCACAGACAAATCTGGGATTTATTGATTTGGATTGTTACTGA
- the LOC135728175 gene encoding phthioceranic/hydroxyphthioceranic acid synthase-like: MMDDDADVAVVGIGCHFPGGEGLENFWQVLLHGKNCAVQIPNERFDLSQWYDSDDSKAGKTYTAKAALIDGLNEFDHKFFGVTDAESTNMDPQHKLLLQCTYRALEDAGIPMEKASGTRTGVFLGLMNRDFELASIRNSPKNIDHTYSTGTAMSIAANRISYIFNFTGPSLSIDCACSSSLVALHFACQAMKQGDCEMAVCGGVTCILEPTVFVALSKAKMISPEGTSKPFSSKADGYGRGEGCGVVLLKPLRKALQDHDHIWGIISKTAVNQDGHTVSPITKPSMVQQEELLRKIYSTDTDLTSVQYVEAHGTGTPVGDPIEASSISKVIAKARPHESGPLLIGSVKSNIGHTESAAGVAGLIKILLMMKHETFVPSVFYSEENSSIDTKSLNLRIPTTTEKWVSSHNAVRTAGVNNFGFGGTNAHAIIRQYVQPKKSRVQIIKTHQFFVLSAASEKSIKHLTEDTAKQISAGTITDLQSLLYTSACRRSHMKHKYRKVFQTSSLTDLKATLTAFLQKKVEPSKTDSKLVFVFCGNGVTYRGMCRHLLNKESVFREVIMKIETLMQNYTNLNLLEKLESESDDFSDPKVVQPLLFAIQVAVASLLKHWGVSPDVVLGHSIGEVAAAHCSGLLSLEDAVKIIHYRSLLQSTVTGGKMLAVSNMAVSEILKVLPSYSGKVCLAAYNSPQSCTLSGDADDIDRLHQNLSISARGKDLFLRILDVPAAYHSHKMDPIVSRVKENIGFLQRHSLVAELFSTVTGESPCSSDFTTGEYWARNIREPVAFEQAVRSAAKNKRNVIFVEIGPRRSLQRYITETLGNDITVLPSVQPEKDCEAALATVSKLFEHGVKVDWEMFYKGFETEPIPYPRYQFDNVKKIIAPHLQLAGPTSNHPVITQNSTDSSVFSCDLSSDSVSFLQDHKHNGVAILPGAFYAELGLAAFMEYAKPKVPLSSLQLKITFQSPFLFTQNAPDLKVQLNPSDNLPENMCNFKIQSTSAVYASGTVEAKLGRIPEEESISLDCIFKRSRNLVTNEEFYKHLSKTGFDYGRVFRNEADVYCGEEFKECISVVSVPNELLPHLHDYYIHPVVLDYVMQLILTTTIHDLSSRPQFPTQIGSLTVFEPLQEEMFVYLKAVHVEEDGFEICGCLTNKQGKVLVELRNVQIRKLGSRSRVVEEYFYHNSFSIISEDATLDTSIKALVFTDELGISKSLQKYLHPASKYISSSQSKTLLECGLNPVLSNLKISRVQKNFQEILFIWGDADLTSCKSEIILDSIAACCEIFRRIIAYLKADNFPGAIRVITYRSSEGLVDHISSGFVLLGMTRACAAELSELSFQLIDMDSVSSKDIRALVQVLSSYPCSKYPELVVQHGKILKPEITRTPLPNTESPKQSIHMLHDETFILQTSDPYEMTNISAIQVDNSIEPISGKHIEVQLSKTCVHSSDYFPVSISDFTYGQTMYWNNHTTQNHKILALDFSGVVTGVGKYVRKLKVGDDIVCCFPVTASSKLVLPAAVCYKAKKLSFLKDTPCVSFMVLAWEILHEVLPKVKQRKLGIFSTVHDSSLIKVLTATAHRSGWTVKVCTQADQLASDFREVEGAVLIPPYDKEIIETVNNVTVIKDVVLVYDNQPNLPVDPKTFRVSNEVHIHYLFMSRIMQQWYLQVQMPQIYHWLKSMHLDRKSLSLDTTAFQKVKSYDIDLFSMKESESYFTHQILPIITLDNDAKNQLSDITVMPKQSLFQKGSVYIVTGGLTGLGFETVKFIAQKGGGNIVIFSRSNPNPQIQQEIQNISNNYGSVIKCLQCDVSLSEQVQQTIVQIGKLFPSSPIRGVFHSAVVLHDGLIESLDKSLYEKVMRPKVNGVINLHNATKHCNLDYFVCYSSISAFIGNASQTNYAAANSFMDTFCQYRRNIGLPGQSINWGALNLGLLFNKVHLQKFLEARGIMLMETPEIHESLVQCLLINKPQQAVCKFDFKSYQNNVLNQNKSLKMRLSKLIDEAISKDKVNLSGPEQSTPSSPQGYIRSMISETIGVDLDELNDDVHLVDLGVDSMLAMTLQNLIFIDKAVNVPLVTLLDPNSTLLTLIKILEGNSVGDFKSTDESISTYL, from the exons TTTAAATGAGTTTGACCACAAATTCTTTGGTGTCACTGATGCTGAATCGACAAACATGGATCCTCAGCACAAACTTTTGCTTCAGTGCACCTACAGAGCCCTAGAGGATGCTGGGATACCAATGGAAAAGGCCAGTGGAACAAGAACAGGAGTGTTTTTAG GTCTAATGAACAGGGACTTTGAGTTGGCCTCAATAAGAAACAGCCCAAAAAACATCGACCACACCTATAGTACTGGCACAGCTATGAGCATAGCTGCCAACCGCATCTCCTACATATTTAACTTTACTGGTCCCTCATTATCCATTGACTGTGCCTGCTCCTCATCACTGGTTGCCCTTCACTTTGCTTGCCAAGCCATGAAACAAG GTGACTGCGAAATGGCTGTGTGTGGGGGTGTGACTTGTATACTGGAGCCTACAGTCTTTGTGGCTCTCTCCAAGGCAAAGATGATCTCCCCCGAAGGCACCAGTAAACCTTTCAGTAGCAAAGCAGATGGATATGGGAGAGGTGAAGGCTGTGGTGTTGTTCTGCTGAAGCCTTTAAGAAAA GCTCTCCAAGACCATGATCATATTTGGGGCATCATTAGCAAAACGGCAGTAAATCAAGATGGCCACACTGTTAGCCCAATCACCAAACCATCTATGGTACAGCAGGAGGAGCTGCTCAGAAAAATCTACTCAACAGACACTGACCTGACTAGTGTACAGTACGTTGAGGCTCATGGGACAGGGACTCCAGTTGGAGATCCAATAGAGGCAAGTAGTATTTCAAAAGTCATTGCCAAAGCAAGACCTCATGAATCTGGACCACTCCTCATTGGTTCTGTAAAGAGCAACATTGGACACACAGAATCTGCAGCAGGTGTTGCCGGGCTCATAAAGATTCTTTTGATGATGAAGCATGAAACCTTTGTACCATCAGTGTTCTACTCAGAAGAAAACTCCAGCATAGACACTAAATCTCTCAATCTAAGAATCCCCACTACAACAGAGAAATGGGTCAGTAGTCATAATGCAGTGAGAACTGCTGGAGTCAATAATTTTGGGTTCGGTGGAACAAATGCACATGCAATTATCAGACAGTATGTTCAGCCAAAAAAATCAAGAGTTCAGATCATTAAAACACATCAGTTCTTTGTGCTCTCTGCAGCCTCAGAAAAGTCCATAAAACATTTAACTGAAGATACTGCAAAGCAGATTAGTGCTGGGACAATAACAGATCTACAATCTTTACTGTACACATCTGCTTGTAGAAGAAGTCACATGAAACACAAGTACAGGAAAGTATTTCAGACATCATCTCTGACAGACCTGAAAGCAACACTTACTGCTTTTCTACAGAAAAAGGTTGAACCATCAAAGACAGACTCCAAGTTAGTTTTTGTGTTTTGTGGGAATGGTGTAACTTACCGTGGTATGTGCAGACACCTTCTAAACAAGGAGTCGGTTTTCAGGGAAGTCATCATGAAGATTGAAACTCTAATGCAAAACTATACAAATCTGAACCTATTAGAGAAGTTGGAAAGTGAATCTGATGATTTTTCTGACCCAAAAGTTGTCCAGCCTCTTCTGTTTGCTATTCAAGTTGCTGTTGCCAGCCTTCTGAAGCACTGGGGTGTCAGTCCTGATGTTGTTCTTGGGCACTCCATTGGAGAGGTCGCTGCAGCTCATTGTTCTGGTTTGTTGTCACTTGAAGATGCAGTAAAAATAATCCACTATCGGAGTTTATTGCAAAGCACTGTGACAGGAGGGAAGATGTTGGCTGTCAGTAATATGGCTGTATCTGAAATCTTAAAAGTCCTTCCATCTTATTCAGGAAAGGTTTGTCTGGCTGCTTACAACAGTCCACAGTCATGCACTCTCTCAGGAGATGCAGATGATATTGACAGATTGCATCAAAATTTGAGCATCTCAGCCAGAGGAAAAGATCTTTTTCTCAGAATTCTGGATGTACCTGCTGCATATCATAGCCACAAGATGGATCCCATTGTATCCAGAGTGAAAGAGAATATAGGCTTTTTACAGAGACACAGTCTGGTGGCAGAATTGTTTTCAACAGTGACAGGTGAAAGTCCGTGCTCCTCAGATTTTACTACTGGTGAATACTGGGCGAGAAATATCAGAGAGCCAGTTGCATTTGAACAAGCGGTTAGGTCAGCAGCTAAAAACAAGAGGAATGTAATCTTTGTTGAGATTGGCCCAAGAAGATCTTTGCAGAGGTACATCACAGAGACTTTGGGAAATGACATCACTGTGCTTCCCTCAGTGCAGCCAGAAAAAGATTGTGAGGCAGCCCTTGCTACTGTATCCAAACTGTTTGAGCATGGAGTAAAAGTGGACTGGGAAATGTTCTACAAAGGTTTTGAGACTGAACCAATTCCCTACCCACGGTATCAGTTTGATAATGTTAAGAAAATCATTGCACCACATTTGCAGTTGGCTGGTCCTACAAGCAATCACCCAGTAATTACACAAAACAGTACAGACAGTTCTGTGTTTAGCTGTGATCTGTCATCTGACTCAGTATCCTTCCTGCAAGACCACAAACATAATGGTGTTGCCATCCTCCCAGGAGCGTTTTATGCTGAGTTGGGCCTAGCAGCTTTCATGGAATATGCGAAGCCCAAGGTCCCACTTAGTTCTCTGCAGCTCAAAATTACATTCCAGAGTCCTTTTCTTTTCACCCAGAATGCTCCAGACTTGAAAGTACAACTGAATCCATCAGACAATTTACCAGAGAACATGTGCAATTTCAAAATACAGTCTACTTCTGCAGTCTATGCAAGTGGAACAGTAGAAGCGAAACTAGGTAGAATCCCTGAAGAAGAATCAATTTCTTTGGACTGTATATTCAAAAGATCTAGAAATCTTGTGACAAATGAAGAGTTCTACAAACATCTCAGTAAGACAGGATTCGACTATGGCCGTGTCTTCAGAAATGAGGCAGATGTTTATTGTGGGGAAGAGTTTAAAGAATGTATATCTGTTGTGAGCGTCCCAAATGAATTACTGCCTCACTTACATGACTATTATATTCACCCAGTTGTCCTAGATTATGTCATGCAACTTATTCTTACAACTACGATTCATGACCTTTCATCAAGACCTCAATTTCCTACACAAATAGGTAGCTTGACTGTATTTGAACCACTGCAAGAGGAGATGTTTGTGTATTTGAAAGCAGTACATGTGGAAGAAGATGGTTTTGAAATTTGTGGCTGCTTAACCAACAAACAGGGAAAGGTTTTGGTTGAGCTCAGGAATGTGCAGATCAGAAAGCTAGGCAGTCGCAGTCGGGTAGTTGAAGAATACTTCTACCACAACAGCTTCAGTATCATCTCTGAAGATGCCACACTGGATACATCAATCAAGGCACTGGTCTTTACTGATGAATTAGGAATTTCTAAAAGTTTGCAAAAATACTTGCACCCAGCATCTAAATATATAAGTTCTTCACAAAGCAAAACACTCCTGGAATGTGGACTTAACCCTGTTTTGTCCAATCTGAAAATTTCACGTGTACAGAAAAACTTCCAggaaattttgtttatttggggTGATGCAGATCTAACCTCTTGCAAATCAGAGATTATCTTGGACAGTATAGCAGCATGTTGTGAGATTTTCAGAAGGATCATTGCATATCTTAAAGCAGATAATTTTCCAGGTGCTATCAGAGTAATAACCTATAGGTCCTCTGAAGGCCTAGTGGACCACATCAGTTCTGGGTTTGTGTTGCTGGGCATGACAAGAGCATGTGCAGCTGAGCTGTCAGAACTCTCCTTTCAGTTGATTGACATGGACTCTGTCTCCTCTAAAGACATCAGAGCATTGGTTCAGGTCCTCAGTTCATACCCCTGTAGCAAATATCCAGAGCTGGTGGTGCAGCATGGTAAGATTCTGAAACCTGAAATCACCCGCACACCGTTGCCAAACACGGAAAGCCCTAAACAAAGCATTCATATGTTGCATGATGAAACCTTTATCTTGCAAACATCTGATCCATATGAAATGACAAATATATCAGCAATTCAAGTGGATAATTCCATTGAACCAATTTCTGGGAAACATATTGAGGTTCAACTAAGTAAAACTTGTGTGCATTCATCAGACTACTTTCCGGTCAGCATCTCTGACTTCACTTATGGTCAGACAATGTATTGGAACAATCACACGACTCAAAACCATAAGATTTTAGCTCTAGATTTCAGTGGGGTTGTCACAGGTGTGGGAAAATATGTCAGGAAACTAAAGGTTGGGGACGATATTGTGTGTTGTTTTCCTGTGACTGCAAGCTCCAAACTTGTTCTCCCAGCAGCTGTTTGCTACAAAgcaaaaaaactttcattcctGAAGGACACCCCCTGTGTCTCCTTTATGGTACTGGCCTGGGAGATCTTGCATGAGGTTTTACCCAAAGTCAAACAAAGGAAACTGGGAATTTTCTCAACTGTTCATGACTCATCTCTGATAAAGGTGTTAACAGCTACTGCACACAGATCAGGTTGGACTGTCAAAGTATGCACACAGGCAGATCAGCTTGCATCTGATTTCAGAGAGGTTGAAGGAGCCGTCCTCATTCCTCCATATGATAAGGAGATAATTGAAACGGTTAACAATGTCACTGTCATCAAAGATGTTGTTCTTGTCTATGATAACCAGCCAAATCTACCAGTAGATCCAAAAACtttcagagtttcaaatgaAGTCCACATTCATTATCTCTTCATGTCCCGAATAATGCAGCAATGGTATTTGCAGGTACAGATGCCACAAATCTACCACTGGCTGAAATCTATGCATTTGGACAGAAAGTCCTTGTCTTTGGACACAACAgcatttcaaaaagtgaaaTCTTATGACATTGATCTTTTCTCTATGAAAGAATCTGAATCATACTTCACACACCAGATTCTGCCCATTATAACTCTGGATAATGATGCTAAGAACCAGCTGTCAGACATTACAGTGATGCCCAAACAAAGTCTTTTCCAGAAAGGATCTGTCTATATTGTCACAGGTGGCCTTACAGGGCTTGGATTTGAGACAGTGAAGTTCATTGCTCAGAAAGGAGGAGGGAACATTGTCATTTTTTCTAGGAGTAATCCAAACCCACAGATTCAGCAAGAGATACAGAATATCAGTAATAATTATGGCTCTGTCATTAAGTGTCTACAGTGTGATGTTTCCCTATCAGAGCAAGTTCAACAGACAATTGTTCAGATTGGAAAACTTTTTCCATCCAGTCCAATCAGAGGAGTCTTTCACAGTGCAGTTGTCCTTCACGATGGGCTCATTGAAAGTCTTGACAAATCTCTTTATGAGAAAGTTATGAGACCAAAAGTGAACGGAGTGATTAACCTTCACAATGCTACTAAACACTGCAATCTGGATTACTTTGTGTGTTATTCCTCCATCTCTGCCTTTATTGGTAATGCATCCCAGACAAACTATGCAGCTGCTAATTCATTCATGGACACCTTTTGCCAGTACCGAAGAAACATTGGACTTCCAGGACAGTCGATCAACTGGGGGGCTTTGAATCTTGGCCTTCTGTTCAACAAAGTGCATCTTCAAAAATTTCTGGAGGCAAGGGGAATCATGCTTATGGAGACTCCAGAAATTCATGAAAGTCTTGTGCAATGTCTTTTGATCAACAAGCCTCAACAAGCTGTATGCAAATTTGATTTCAAAAGCTACCAGAATAACGTCCTCAATCAAAACAAGTCATTGAAAATGCGGCTGTCCAAACTAATAGATGAAGCCATTAGTAAAGATAAAGTGAACTTATCTGGACCTGAGCAATCCACACCATCCTCTCCGCAAGGGTATATAAGATCAATGATTAGTGAAACAATTGGTGTTGACTTGGATGAGCTGAATGATGATGTTCATCTTGTCGATTTGGGTGTTGATTCAATGCTAGCAATGACTCTGCAGAATCTTATCTTCATTGATAAAGCTGTTAATGTCCCTCTGGTCACTCTACTGGATCCAAATAGTACACTGTTAACGCTCATCAAAATTCTGGAGGGGAATTCTGTAGGAGACTTTAAGAGCACAGATGAAAGCATATCCACATACCTTTAA